Proteins encoded by one window of Salmo trutta chromosome 17, fSalTru1.1, whole genome shotgun sequence:
- the b3gnt7 gene encoding UDP-GlcNAc:betaGal beta-1,3-N-acetylglucosaminyltransferase 7, giving the protein MMTTRDKWRVYKRVCVVFFLAAVTLTVVQRGAPFQIERQGRMEAPSEGGENRAQQQNTGLYPGTNTFWKASKPKHVVMHPLESTATATGTTEEPSITQERAGSRTWDVSSANCSANLNFTNQDWFRGLEENFKQFLLYRHCRFFPMLINHPEKCSGETDLLMVIKSIATQHDRREVIRKTWGKEQVVDGKKVKTVFLLGTPSNEAEKANHQKLLEYENYIYRDILQWDFQDSFFNLTLKETHFLKWFSTYCADVRYVFKGDDDVFVSVENIFEYLEASAQVKNLFVGDVLFKAKPIRRKENKYYIPQPLYNKTHYPPYAGGGGFLMDAPLARRLYWASDSLELYPIDDVFLGMCLEVLQVTPIKHNAFKTFGLVKNKDSKLNQEPCFFKSMIVVHKLLPSELIHMWNLVNSNLICSQKVEIL; this is encoded by the exons AT gatgACCACTAGGGATAAATGGAGGGTTTACAAGCGGGTATGCGTCGTGTTCTTTCTGGCTGCGGTGACGTTGACGGTGGTCCAGAGAGGGGCTCCCTTCCAAATTGAGAGGCAGGGTCGCATGGAGGCCCCCTCCgagggaggggagaacagggcCCAGCAGCAGAATACGGGCCTCTACCCAGGGACCAACACCTTCTGGAAGGCTAGCAAGCCCAAACACGTTGTCATGCATCCCTTAGAGTCTACAGCCACCGCCACTGGCACCACGGAGGAGCCCAGCATCACCCAGGAGCGAGCTGGCTCCCGGACCTGGGACGTGTCCAGTGCCAACTGCAGTGCCAACCTCAACTTCACCAACCAGGACTGGTTCAGGGGCTTGGAGGAGAACTTCAAGCAGTTCCTTCTGTACCGCCACTGCCGCTTCTTCCCCATGCTCATCAACCATCCGGAGAAGTGCTCCGGGGAGACCGACCTGCTCATGGTCATCAAGTCCATCGCTACTCAGCACGACCGCCGCGAGGTGATCCGCAAGACGTGGGGCAAGGAGCAGGTTGTTGACGGCAAGAAGGTGAAGACGGTGTTCTTGCTGGGGACGCCGTCCAATGAGGCTGAGAAGGCCAACCATCAGAAGCTCCTGGAGTACGAGAACTACATCTACAGAGATATCCTCCAATGGGACTTCCAGGACAGCTTCTTCAACCTGACCCTCAAGGAGACCCACTTCCTTAAGTGGTTCTCCACCTACTGTGCCGACGTGCGCTACGTCTTCAAGGGCGACGACGACGTCTTCGTTAGTGTGGAGAACATCTTTGAGTACCTGGAGGCCAGCGCCCAGGTCAAGAACCTCTTCGTTGGTGACGTGCTCTTCAAGGCTAAGCCCATTCGCAGGAAGGAGAACAAGTACTACATCCCACAACCACTTTACAACAAGACCCACTACCCTCCATACGCCGGAGGCGGTGGGTTCCTCATGGACGCACCCCTGGCCAGGAGGCTCTACTGGGCCTCAGACTCTCTGGAGCTGTACCCCATCGATGACGTGTTCCTGGGCATGTGTCTGGAGGTGCTGCAGGTCACACCCATCAAGCACAACGCTTTTAAGACATTTGGTCTGGTCAAGAACAAGGACAGCAAGCTCAACCAAGAACCTTGTTTCTTTAAGAGCATGATCGTGGTCCACAAGCTGCTACCATCAGAGCTCATACACATGTGGAACCTGGTGAACAGTAATCTCATCTGCTCGCAGAAAGTGGAGATCTTATAG